One segment of Rosa chinensis cultivar Old Blush chromosome 6, RchiOBHm-V2, whole genome shotgun sequence DNA contains the following:
- the LOC112174028 gene encoding BURP domain-containing protein 11 translates to MGFQFIIFCLLFLVCPYASGAWDVSTKQVEINSEPYVTNYGARKIVKELEVSEPYMANYGGRKIVKEVEISVPYMTNYGARESVKEVEKSEPYMTNYGARKIVKEVEVSEPYMTNYGARESVEAVEVREPYMTNYGVRESAVEESEPSMTNYGATESVKEAEKPYMTNYGARKSVKEVKAREPYMTNYGATESVKEAEEPYMTNYGNKEASYITQYGNKEDIKETEASYITQYGDKEAETTYINQYGNKETEASYITQYGKQGGENKVQKPVPSAHEHHDHMHAHSSSRNEAHEQGFFTLVDFHKGSTMPLNFPNQDHSPFLPKKTADSLPFSTSQLPHLLQLFSIPRDSRDSKHMAYTLDQCEQKPIKGETKFCATSLESMNDFVHKIIGSGIKFNILSTTHPSTSTSITQKYTILEEPKQVIASKMVFCHPVPYPYAVFFCHHFESDTRFFQVSLGGENGDKVEAVAVCHMDTSDWDSKLSLFRNLGIKASASSPVCHFFPENHLVWIPFPATATA, encoded by the exons ATGGGCTTTCAATTCATCATCTTCTGCCTTCTGTTCTTAGTG TGTCCTTATGCCAGTGGAGCATGGGACGTAAGCACAAAACAAGTGGAGATCAATAGCGAGCCCTACGTCACAAATTATGGAGCCAGGAAAATTGTCAAAGAGTTGGAGGTGAGTGAGCCTTATATGGCCAATTATGGTGGCAGAAAAATTGTGAAAGAGGTGGAGATAAGTGTGCCTTACATGACCAACTATGGTGCTAGAGAAAGTGTGAAAGAAGTGGAGAAAAGCGAGCCTTACATGACCAATTATGGAGCTAGAAAAATTGTGAAAGAAGTGGAGGTAAGCGAGCCATACATGACCAACTACGGAGCTAGAGAAAGTGTGGAAGCAGTGGAGGTAAGAGAGCCTTACATGACCAACTATGGAGTTAGAGAAAGTGCAGTTGAGGAAAGCGAGCCTTCCATGACCAACTATGGAGCTACAGAAAGTGTGAAAGAAGCTGAGAAACCTTACATGACGAACTATGGAGCTAGAAAAAGTGTGAAAGAAGTGAAGGCAAGAGAGCCTTACATGACCAACTATGGAGCTACAGAAAGTGTGAAAGAAGCTGAGGAGCCTTACATGACCAATTATGGAAATAAAGAGGCTTCTTACATTACCCAATATGGAAACAAAGAAGACATAAAAGAAACAGAGGCTTCTTACATAACCCAGTACGGAGACAAAGAAGCTGAGACTACTTACATAAATCAGTACGGAAACAAAGAAACTGAGGCTTCTTACATAACCCAGTATGGCAAACAAGGAGGAGAAAACAAGGTACAGAAGCCAGTTCCATCCGCCCATGAGCACCATGATCATATGCATGCACATTCATCATCTCGCAATGAGGCACACGAGCAAGGCTTTTTCACTTTGGTTGATTTCCATAAGGGGAGTACAATGCCACTCAACTTCCCAAACCAAGACCATTCTCCTTTCTTGCCTAAGAAAACAGCTGATTCCCTTCCATTCTCAACATCACAACTCCCACACCTTCTCCAACTCTTCTCGATCCCACGCGATTCTCGTGACTCCAAACACATGGCGTACACACTTGATCAATGCGAGCAAAAACCCATCAAGGGTGAGACCAAGTTTTGTGCTACTTCACTAGAATCAATGAATGATTTCGTTCACAAAATCATTGGTTCTGGGATCAAATTCAATATTCTCTCCACGACCCACCCCTCAACCTCAACCTCCATTACACAGAAGTACACGATTCTGGAAGAACCTAAACAAGTCATAGCTTCCAAAATGGTCTTTTGCCATCCGGTCCCTTATCCTTACGCTGTTTTCTTTTGCCACCACTTTGAGAGCGACACCAGGTTCTTCCAGGTCTCACTAGGAGGTGAGAATGGAGATAAGGTGGAAGCCGTAGCGGTTTGCCACATGGACACTTCTGATTGGGATTCTAAGCTCAGTCTGTTCCGCAACTTGGGTATCAAAGCTAGTGCCTCCTCTCCGGTGTGCCATTTCTTCCCGGAAAATCATCTTGTTTGGATTCCATTCCCAGCAACAGCTACTGCTTGA